A section of the Methanoculleus horonobensis genome encodes:
- a CDS encoding aldolase — MLDREFERIGKRLFLEGLVGANFGNMSVRGPGGFNITRTGAYLDAGETPVFVPDAGDAPREASSEYRVHRAVYRETPHSAIVHAHPVHAVAASLDTDLVRPADNEGGMLCPEIPVVAGNPGTDEIAENVAGALRGGHIVIVRGHGTFAAGKTLDEAYIYTSIAEYACRILFLSGRLRGVL, encoded by the coding sequence ATGCTGGATCGGGAGTTCGAACGGATTGGAAAGAGGCTCTTTCTGGAAGGGCTCGTCGGAGCGAATTTCGGGAACATGAGCGTCCGGGGACCGGGCGGCTTTAATATCACCCGGACCGGCGCGTACCTCGACGCGGGGGAGACGCCGGTCTTTGTCCCGGATGCGGGCGACGCCCCGCGCGAGGCATCGAGCGAGTACCGTGTCCACCGTGCGGTCTACCGGGAGACGCCCCATTCCGCCATTGTCCATGCCCACCCGGTTCATGCCGTCGCAGCCTCGCTCGATACCGACCTCGTCCGGCCGGCCGACAACGAGGGAGGGATGCTCTGCCCCGAGATCCCGGTCGTCGCCGGGAATCCCGGGACCGACGAGATCGCAGAGAACGTCGCCGGGGCGCTCCGCGGCGGCCATATCGTCATCGTCCGGGGACACGGGACGTTTGCAGCCGGAAAAACGCTCGACGAGGCGTACATCTACACCTCGATCGCCGAGTACGCCTGCCGGATCCTCTTCTTATCGGGGAGGCTTCGGGGGGTTC